A genome region from Methanococcoides burtonii DSM 6242 includes the following:
- the ltrA gene encoding group II intron reverse transcriptase/maturase, with translation MNVRISNTPNNEAEALSGHAELNGEKLTDMLNWNFINWSSVESHVNRIQVRITKAVINKNWNLVKRLSYLLTHSHYAKLLAVRKVIRNKGRRTAGIDGEFWSTPVSKVNAARSLSDKRYKAKPLKRIFIEKYGSDKKRPLGIPTMYDRAMQALYALALDPIAEVTADKRSFGFRKFRSTHDACSQIFGTISKKDSAQCILEGDIKGCFDNISHQWLIDNIPMDKSILKQFLKAGFVYENSLFPTKAGTPQGGIISPILANMTLDGIEGVLADKYHRGVSGKITTRQRAKHKVNFVRYADDFIVTAKTKEIAEEAKELIKNFLTDRGLELSDEKTLITHIDDGFDFLGWNVRKYKGKLLIKPSKKSIKKVTEKISNTIKDGKTWTQEDLISKLNPIITGWSNYHQGVASKETFSLIDFKIWNILWKWAKRRHPMKSRTWIAHKYWHPKGTRKWVFSTMKNQLKLMSDKMIVRNPQIKLDKNPYTDTEYFVERKLNQGSKKLLGKFKTVWKNQKGKCPFCNLLIDINNGGEERPLHHKNGNHDDNGITNLVYAHVYCHRQYHANNPKITVARQGLRDA, from the coding sequence ATGAATGTAAGAATTTCAAATACACCAAATAATGAAGCAGAAGCCCTTAGTGGTCATGCTGAATTAAATGGTGAGAAGCTTACAGATATGCTCAACTGGAATTTCATCAATTGGAGTTCCGTTGAATCACATGTTAATAGAATACAAGTCAGAATTACGAAAGCAGTTATTAACAAAAATTGGAATTTAGTAAAAAGACTAAGTTATTTGCTAACCCATTCTCACTATGCTAAACTGTTAGCTGTCAGAAAGGTTATTCGAAATAAGGGTAGAAGAACAGCAGGAATCGATGGAGAATTCTGGTCAACACCAGTTTCCAAAGTGAATGCGGCTCGAAGTCTATCTGATAAAAGATATAAGGCAAAACCATTAAAAAGAATCTTTATTGAGAAATATGGTTCTGATAAGAAGCGACCTTTAGGTATCCCGACCATGTACGATAGAGCTATGCAAGCATTATATGCATTAGCACTTGACCCCATTGCAGAAGTAACAGCAGATAAACGTTCTTTTGGATTCAGAAAATTCAGAAGTACACATGATGCTTGCAGTCAAATTTTTGGAACAATAAGCAAAAAGGATTCTGCACAATGTATACTGGAAGGCGATATTAAAGGTTGTTTCGACAACATCAGTCACCAATGGTTAATTGACAATATCCCAATGGATAAATCAATTCTTAAACAATTCCTCAAAGCAGGATTTGTTTATGAAAATTCTCTATTTCCAACGAAAGCAGGAACACCACAAGGCGGTATTATATCACCAATATTAGCCAACATGACCTTAGATGGAATTGAAGGTGTATTGGCTGACAAATATCATCGAGGTGTAAGCGGTAAAATAACAACTCGTCAACGTGCAAAACACAAAGTTAATTTTGTGCGATACGCAGATGATTTTATTGTTACTGCAAAGACTAAAGAAATAGCAGAAGAAGCAAAAGAATTGATTAAGAATTTCCTAACGGATAGAGGTTTAGAACTATCTGATGAAAAAACCCTTATTACTCACATCGATGATGGTTTTGACTTTTTAGGTTGGAATGTCAGAAAATACAAAGGAAAACTTCTCATAAAACCGTCTAAGAAATCTATCAAGAAAGTAACTGAAAAAATCAGTAATACTATCAAAGATGGAAAAACTTGGACACAAGAAGATTTAATCTCTAAACTTAACCCTATCATAACTGGATGGTCAAATTATCATCAAGGAGTGGCTTCCAAAGAAACATTCTCCTTAATTGATTTTAAGATATGGAATATACTTTGGAAATGGGCTAAGAGAAGACACCCCATGAAATCAAGAACTTGGATTGCACACAAATACTGGCATCCCAAAGGAACGAGGAAATGGGTATTTTCAACAATGAAAAACCAACTTAAATTAATGTCAGATAAAATGATAGTTCGAAACCCACAAATAAAACTGGATAAGAACCCTTACACTGACACCGAATACTTTGTTGAACGCAAGCTCAATCAAGGTTCTAAAAAGTTATTAGGAAAGTTTAAAACCGTATGGAAGAATCAAAAAGGCAAATGTCCGTTTTGTAATCTATTGATTGACATTAACAACGGTGGAGAGGAACGCCCTTTACATCATAAAAATGGAAATCATGACGATAATGGAATAACAAACTTAGTTTATGCACATGTATATTGTCATAGACAATATCATGCAAATAATCCAAAAATAACTGTTGCCCGACAAGGGTTAAGAGATGCTTGA
- a CDS encoding DUF21 domain-containing protein encodes MNNIIIWILIALCLIQSGIFSGLTIGLFGLSRLRLEIEAEANNIHAQKVLKLRHDPHLLLSTLLWGNVCVNVLITLLTDSVMVGSAAFIFSTVFITCFGEIMPQAYFTRNALKMGASLTPLVKLYILLLYPFTKPSAMILDRWLGKEKLEYFKETSLRIMLQKHMKSDASDIDKMEGLGALNFLSLDDLSIKQEGSLIDEKTIIEIDTINNRPVFPEVGTPDFEILLHKIAVPAKKWIIAVDKNRYPVVAIDSTSFIRDAIYKKNNFHPLIYCHTPLIVKSPNVKIGDVLHKLKVYPVDSEDDVIDNDLILYWNDDDPEKIVITGSDILGRLFRGIVYRVR; translated from the coding sequence ATGAATAATATTATCATCTGGATACTTATCGCTCTTTGTCTGATCCAATCAGGTATCTTTTCCGGGTTGACAATTGGTCTTTTTGGACTGAGCCGTCTCAGGCTTGAGATCGAAGCTGAAGCTAATAACATACATGCACAGAAGGTCTTGAAACTAAGGCATGATCCACATTTGCTCCTTTCTACCTTATTATGGGGTAATGTGTGTGTCAATGTACTGATTACCCTTTTAACCGATTCAGTTATGGTCGGTAGCGCTGCATTCATATTTTCAACAGTATTCATCACTTGCTTTGGAGAGATAATGCCTCAGGCATATTTCACAAGAAATGCTTTAAAGATGGGTGCTTCCTTAACACCTCTTGTCAAATTGTACATACTGCTATTGTATCCTTTTACAAAACCTTCTGCAATGATCCTTGACAGATGGCTTGGTAAAGAGAAACTTGAGTATTTCAAAGAAACATCCCTGAGGATAATGCTTCAGAAACACATGAAATCAGATGCAAGTGATATTGATAAAATGGAAGGACTTGGTGCTCTTAATTTCTTGTCATTGGATGATCTTAGTATAAAACAGGAAGGTTCGCTCATAGACGAGAAGACCATAATAGAAATTGATACAATTAACAACCGACCGGTTTTTCCGGAAGTCGGTACTCCTGATTTTGAGATATTGCTTCATAAGATCGCAGTTCCAGCAAAAAAATGGATAATAGCAGTCGATAAGAACAGGTATCCGGTTGTGGCAATAGATTCTACCTCTTTCATAAGAGATGCTATCTACAAAAAAAATAATTTTCATCCATTAATATATTGCCATACTCCGCTAATCGTAAAGAGTCCTAATGTAAAGATAGGGGATGTCCTCCATAAACTGAAGGTTTATCCTGTAGACTCCGAAGATGATGTCATAGATAATGACCTTATCCTTTACTGGAATGATGATGACCCTGAAAAAATAGTCATAACGGGTTCTGATATACTTGGTCGCCTGTTCAGAGGCATCGTTTACAGGGTAAGATGA